Within Hydra vulgaris chromosome 02, alternate assembly HydraT2T_AEP, the genomic segment tataaatgtaaatataagtttttatttaatataagtttttaatatgagtTAATGTAAcaaacttatctttttttttgatcaatgaactttttttatttgggaTTGTTTTCTATAATGTGTTGTTTTTAACAGGTTTGTTCGGAAttaaatggaaatatttattgTGAAAAAGAAGTGAAAGATGATAGAAATACAACTAAAGTTGATCGAGTTGAAAACACTAAACAATTGGTTGATGCAGAATATACTGTGTTTGATTttggaaaagattttaaagttatagatgatgaaaataaatatgaagtaaattttgttttactataTGTTTCATTATATTAAGTATCTGTTGCTagacactttttatttttatttttaattcaactcCCCAATACCAACAATGCAAccacagacgaggaggctacttaattgtggttttaactctctctcaactctataactccaaaacacgaaccttgacaaacaaggccgctgcatggagaaacaagttaagcacggtactaccagggTCATAGTAGTGCTTAAACTcagaacctcttgcttatgaagcgagcgctctaccgcTACACCACTACCATACAATTAATTGGTTTGTGcagattttatttctaaacattAGTTAATGTATAATTATGCGATAGTGGTGTTGTGGTAgagcactcgcttcataagtgagaggttccgagtttgatccccaccacattcctggtagtaccgcgctcaacttgtttctccgcgcagcagccttgttcgtcaaggtttgtgtttcggagttatagagttaagagagagTTATAATaacaagtagcctcctcatctgtagtggcttTAACGGCCTTAGGGAAGTGAACtaacaagagaaaaaaaaaaaattatgaaatctttttaacaGGTTGGctcagattttgatgaaaacattcattttcaaattgaatcaatagatgttaaaaataagaataaagttgaaaaaactaCAGAAGTGGTTAATGTAGAAGAAAAACACCAAATGCTTGATTTTGGAAAAGGAAATGTTATGGATGTTAAAAATAAGCATGGAGTGAGTTAggttttattatgttattttaattgaGTATTTTAGCACTTGTgtgttgttattttaaaaataaagttgcaaTTGTCATGAGTTTTTTTACGTTTAATCGAGAGCTGATATATATACTGCCCTGCTTAGAAAATAAATAGGAgcttttaaaaaccaaatatttttattttattttaagttaatatttgatttggTTTCACTAATTTTCTTTATGTTATTAATACAAACCTCCTAATTGATTTTTAACCATGATTGTTTAGTCAGAGTAATATATCATAAGTGGTTATTAAATTCCCTTGTTTAGCATAAGAACCTTactatttaatagaattttactCATTATGGTGTGTTTTCTAGCAGAGCAGTATAtctgtttatatctttttttttttgtatgtttatgcATTTAAAAGTCTGTTATTAGCTTTGTATGTTTTATTTAGACtacaatctaaattttaaaaaaattgtttcaatgtgTCTGAAATATATTCATAATGAATTTATATGTTCAGGAAAAATCTTCAGCATCAAGATCACCTTTAAATAACCAGTGTGGATGCAATGGAACtcaatgtaattttaattatcaaaatttgtaCTATTTAAccatatttctttttataatagaatttttcatcttttcaataaaaaattttatatttttgtatatttattttgtttgtttttttcagtttatgtCATGAGCACCTTCCCCTAAATGCTGGCTAAAAAGCCTTATCCAaaacaattagtattttttgtttttaatttcaagttttttttacctgTATGAAAATACTagtttttgcaaaacaaatatattattttcatacatgtgaaaataatatattggtTTCGCACATCAACTAATTAAGCTTGTGCAAATTGATCCAAGtctataaatttcatttttgatcTTTTCCCCCTTTTTTACCCAAattatttgggtttttttaaacccttattcatttataatatttgcaaatttgaattctttttttttaaggaattataaataaaaaacatctaCTTTTAAGATAcataatatctataaatttaATGTTCACAATTTAGGAGCACTTAAGTGATATGACCAAAGTGTATAAGCAGTTTGGAAAAAGATTTGtaagtaaaagtttttgatttgtcataaaaaaaagttaaaacttatttattctaaaatattttataatcttttgaaaGATAACTGTTTTATCATGCTCTATTGTTCATATTAATCTAGTCTAAAAAGAATGAAGAATTGAACAATGATATTCATAGGTTAAAATATGACcaattgaatattttaacatgatGATTTAGGGAAAACTTCTGATTTTAGACTTTGTGCTTTAGATTCAACTTTAATGTCTCCAAATAAAGTTTCAGTAACTTTTTCAGATGCCTCACATGTatcttgtttgtttttgtttaggtAATACCACCGTTGAGCTGTTGTTTCTTTATGTTTCATAAGGGTTGCTAACTTGCTTTTATACTCAGGAtgattgtcataaaaaaatgtaagcaGACTTTTTCGAACCATCGTAGCACTGCATCGCTTTTCAGTTGAATCTTCATTTGGCagacaatttgaaaaaaaaaaattaattgagttGAAACACCGCCAGATTCAAACGCACACCCAGAccatgttataaaaaagttttcagaCATTTTACCTGGTATTGCGTTGCGTATAATTTGATCGTAACAATCACACATAACTTTCAGATCatgatttaatataatttgacaTGGACCGTATTGTTTAGCGGTTTTATGTTTCCTcactaaaacaataaaacttccTGTTGGTGAAAAAGTTTCTTTTCGAAATTCTGAAGCTGTCATACTTGAGACAGCTCCAGACCGTGAAACATTGGTTATTAGGCCAAAAAAAATACAGTCTCTAATATTTGTAAACCGAGTTCGAGTAAATAGAAACTCTGACGGCCTGTTTTTGTAATTATTGCAAATAGAAACTCTGACGGCCtgtttttgtaattattgtaaatattttaacaatatcttgataaatattttaaaattttcttgttaaaaatttaacatttttaacaatatcttgATAAAATCACTTTTAGTTATAGCTTGAAAAGATTCCTTCGGAATTATATTTTCAGCATCTGCCATCATTACATCATATTCTCTTAGTGCTTCTTCACCACGCAAAGAGGTTCTCCAATTACTAATTTCTTTCTGACAAACATTGAGAACATCAGCAGATAGGACGCAAGGAACAACATTGGGAACAGTGGGAGTTAATTTAGAGCGTAGAAGAAATTTTACGAAATGGCTTAATGATAACAAATATGAACGTTGAGTGCCTGGCTCATaaccttttattatatatatatatatatatatatatatatatatatatatatatatatatatatatatatatatatatatatatatatatatatatatatatatatatatatatatatatatatatatatatatatatatatatatatatagtattgaaTCTTAAAAATCATCTTTAAACAAACGCACATAAAAAGTCATACAAAaagtaaggaaaaaaaataaaaaaatgggaaaaaagaacttcgaattaaaaaaaaaaaagaacactaaacaaacttaaataaagataaaaaaaaaaaaagaaattaaaagaaaacaaaagaacgaaagtgaagtaaacaaataaagtaaaaataaaagttaaagagtaaagaaaagaaaaaaagaaaaattaagtaaactaagaaaaaagaaagaagaaaaagcaATAATAGAACTAGAAGATTGTAGGAAAATTAAGAagaatttagtttgtttattttataatacatttttaatttaatgtaattattcttattttattttattttttctagcttttttttgtttatttttcattaatattattatttttactgttgttAATATTGCTATAATTCTTTTctacattaatgttttttttttaattaactattgttgctgttattattgttatcattattattgttattattatttatattatagtatattatgttaatattattataatatactcttatttattacttattattgatttatattattttaactttatatactattgctttattattttcaacaatatattttgacaTGGCAGTAAAGTACACTTGTAAGTTCTGCAATAAACTAGTAGCTGAAAGTCATAAAGCCATTTTATGTGATTTTTGTTCTTGTTGGGTTCATGCTAAGTGCTGTCAAGTCAATAAATCCTCATATAATCTTCTTGTAGAAGACTCTTCTGACTGGTTCTGTAGTGACTGCATAATTAAGAATATGCCTTTTAGTATACTCTCTGACCTTGAACTTTCTTTGACTTTTTCATGTCAGACTCTTCCAACtaatatattaaattctttGGAAAGTCCgatacatttcaaaaatttatttaaggatttaaataaaatctctaaCACGAATACTAACTGCAAATATTATGATATTCTTGAtcttaataaaactataaaatcaaATTCTGAATTGTAACTTCATCTAAACATTGGATCTTTACCTTTTCATATTGATGATCTTCGCAGTCTCATAAGTTCACTTACTTCTCTCCCTATTGTGTTTGGTATTTCAGAATCTAAATTACAGATTAATGATTCTAGCATaactgatataaatataaatggcTATACTATCGAACATTGTCCAACTGAAGCCAAAAAAGGAGGTGCTCTTCTATACTTGCAATCCAACATAAACTACAATGTTCGACAAGATCTTACAGTATACGTCCCAAAGTATTTGGAATCTGTCTTTGTTGAAATTgtcaatctttttaaaaaaaaatatcatcattGGCTGTATATACCGACACCCTTCGTTAAATCCTAAGGAATTCCTTTTCGATCATTTTAACTCTTTACTTGAAAAGCTTAGTTctgaaaataaacaagttgTGATAATGGGTGACTTTAATATGGACCTACTAAATTACAATGAATCCAACATTATCTCTGATTACCTTGACTCATTATGTTCTTACTCATTTTTCCCTACAATAATTCAACCAACACGTATAACTTGTAcatcaaaaacaattattgataacatttttttaaatttttaaactcctAATCTAATTTCTGGAAACCTCACAATATCAATTTCAGATCACTTAGCACAATTTGTTTGTATTCCAAATACTCctcctaaaaacaaaaaagtaataactacCAAACGATCCTTTAggaattttgataataataaatttatacaggCAGTATCAGATATTAATTGGGAATTTAATATTAAGAATGGTGACGATGTTAATAAATCTATAAACTTCCTTTTAAAATCACTTAACGCGATCCTTGATCGTCATGCCCCATACAAAAAACTTTCCGCAAACCAAATTAAACTCATATCTAAACCTTGGATCACCTATGGAATTCTGAaatcaattaatataaaaaacaagccctataaaaaatataaaatctaaaaatcccaacacaaaaattaatctattcaataaatttaaattatatagaaataaaataagcaatttaTTAAAGAGTTCTAAAAAGTCATACTATATTTCCTTCTTTAACAATAACCTCAACAATACAAGAAACACATGGAAaggaataaaagaaattattaacatCAAACATTCTTCGCCAAATAAGTCttataatcttaaatataaTGGTAAAACTATCTCAGACAGTGTGGCCATTGCTGACatatttaacaaacactttCAAACTATACAACATCCACCATCAAGCAAAATTAGTTcctctaaaactattttttcagattatttaaaaaacccaAGTTCTAGTTCCTTTTTCCTTAATCCAGTCACTGAAAACGAGGTATCTGACTTAATAAGAAATACTCTGCAAAATGAGAAAAGTTTAGGTCCAAACAGTTTTCCCACTCGTCTTCTTAAACTTACTGCTCACGTTATATCTAAACCTCTCTACCATATTGaataattcttttgaaaaaggtcTTTTTCCGGATGTGTTTAAAATAGCAAAAGTCATTCCTCTTCATAAAAAGGGTTCTCAATTCGACCACAAAAATTATAGACCAATTTCTCTTCTTTCTaacttaagtaaaatatttgaaaaagccaTGCATATCAGActacaacttttttgaaaaaaatcaatgtcTTTACAATCACCAGTATGGTTTTCGTAGCAAACACTCCACAAATTATGCGCCTATTAATATAACTGAGTCAATTAGGAAAGCACTTGACAGTAAACTATTTGCGTGTGGTGTGTTTCTTGACTTAAATAAGGCATTTGATTCTGTTGATCACTCAATCCTTCTAAGTAAACTAGAACACTATGGTGTTAGAGGTATTGCTCACCAATGGTTTTcatcatatctttttaatagGTCACAGTTTGTCGCCATCAATAATGCTAAATCTTTGCCAATATTTTTCTCCACAGGTGTACCACAAGGTTCTGTATTAGGTCCACtgcttttccttatttttataaatgatctcaatatgtctttaaaattttcaactgcttaccattttgctgatgacacaaacttaCTCCTTAggaacaaatcattaaaaaaaatcaacaaacataTAAATCATGATTTATCCAATCTTCTTCAATGGCTGCGATCCAACAAATTAAGTCTTAATACCAGCAAAACTGAGCTTATCATTTTCAAATCAACTCAAACTAAAATCACTAAACACCAAAACTTCATATTAAGTGGCCAAAAAATCTTTCctgtaatttctttaaaatatcttgGAATCAAAATTGACTCGAGTCTATCCTTTTCCTCTCACCTTAATGACTTAGCACTTAAACTATCTAGATCTAATGGGATGCTATCCAAAATTCGACATTATGTCAACCATGAAACTCTGCTCAACATTTACCATGCTATTTTTGGATCACATTTACGATATGCTTGTCAGGTTTGGGGACAAAGCcagacaaaagatttttttttaagaatatctaATCTGCAAAACAAGGCATTCTTCGGTTAAGTACGGTCATAAATCAATCACAAACCGATGCGTAAAATCTTGGAATAAATTACCTCTTCACCTTAAATCCCTAAACTCTATTACACAGTTTAAAACCCGTcttcatactttttatttggAGAGATACTGTTTgtaaaatgtatgtatatatgtgtgtgtgtatgtatgtatgtgtatgtgtatatatgtatatgtgtgtgtatgtatatgtatatgtatgtatgtgtgtgtatgtatatgtgtatgtgtatgtatgtgcgtatatatatatatatatatatatatatatttatattgtgtatttatatatgtatgtatgtgttcATGTGTgcgtatgcatatatatatatatatatatatatatatatatatatatatatgttatacatt encodes:
- the LOC136076680 gene encoding uncharacterized protein LOC136076680 → MNMYLKFWCLKQLFIFSLKLRECQEFKNQEISEEDESDKSSDCGSTFSQNLIERLKSSQIAKNERLQRWSKNQESTKVIKDFVVIDKEENNVIINELLSGLVLRVCSELNGNIYCEKEVKDDRNTTKVDRVENTKQLVDAEYTVFDFGKDFKVIDDENKYEVGSDFDENIHFQIESIDVKNKNKVEKTTEVVNVEEKHQMLDFGKGNVMDVKNKHGEKSSASRSPLNNQCGCNGTQ